In the genome of Peptococcaceae bacterium 1198_IL3148, the window ATTACGCCGACGAGCTACTGGCCCACCTGGAAGAAAATTTGCAAAAAATAGATGCCCAAGTTAAAGCCAACAGAGAAGAATTAAAACAGATGAAGTAAACCTGAGCTCCCCAAATATATCATTGGGGAGCTTTTATATTTGCAACTGTTGCCTAGGGGCAGTTCATAAACATTGCGCCCCACCGAACCGGGATAAACGGAATAATACTGAATGACCCCTTGGGGATCAACAAAAAAGTGGCCCGGGGGGCATTGCCTTCGGCGGTATAGAAGAACAGCATTACCCACTGTCCCCGATGATCAGCTAACTTAACACTAATGGGGTCACCCCGTTTTAAACAATATTCCGGCATCATATAAAAAACCTCCTTTTATTTACCATGTTATGAATGGTGGAAAAAGGAGGTAAAGAAACAATTATGAATTAAGAATGCTGAATTTTGAATTATTAAAACTAGCCATTCAAAATTCGTATTTTAAAATTAAAATAATCGTTCGAACATGTGGCTTTAGACAATTACTTCAATTCATCCAAAATAGCTTGCCAATCGATATATCGTTCTACATTTTCCAGAGCTAATTTAATACTGCGCTCATCGTCGGCTTTAATGCGGTGTGAAACCTCTGACATCCGTTCAATGGTGGCAAAGGTATCGTAGTGTACTAAAATAACTGGAACCCCTTTTTCCTTAGCCTTGGCGATTACCTTTACGTCGGGGTATAAACCGCCGGTTAGGATAATTACAGATGTGTCAGTCTCTAACGCTGCCAATGCCATGTCCGCCCGGTCACCGCCGGTAATGACGGCTTTGTTGGCCGAGCGGCGCAGGTAGTTTAACGCACTTTCAATGGTCATTGCTCCGACGATGGAATCTTCCACCAGACGCATTAATTGATCTGCACCGGTGAGCAACTCTCCACCCAATACTTGATAAAGGTGTTCAACTGTGGGGGCGTTCAGTTCTGCGCACCGGGGAACAATGCCGAGGGTTTTGAACCCGTTTTCTTCTAGAATTTCTTTGTAGACGCCCTCGGTTTTGGCCAAAATTTGTCGGGGAACGTTATAAAACACGTTGCCCACCACTTGGATGCCTTGGCAATCGAAGAAACGATTGAAAAACATGGCCTGGTCAAGGCTGTAATCGTTTTTAATCTTTACCATTTGTAACAAAGCAGCATTAAACTTTTTAGCCAATGTGGGTACATCAAAATTCATGCTGGCCATGGCATGGGGAAATATCGCCCCATCAATCAGCACAATGTCAGCATCCTTGTTAATTTCTTGATAAGCTTCACTGATTTTAGCTTCCAGCTCGGTTGATTGGTGAAACCGAGTTAAATAAAAGGGGCTGGTTGAACAGGGAACAATGGTTTCAATGGGTTTATCAATTTGTAGTAATTGTTTCATTAACAGTGCATCTTCGTCAATTGAACCACCGGTGGCGGTGATGGCGCCGATTGGTTTAAAATAGCTGACCCGATAGCCTATTTGCTGAAGCTTTTGCGCTAATCCCACCGCCATGGTGGTTTTGGAAGTGCCTGCCGAACCTGTAATATAAAGGTTTTTCACTGTTTAACACCTCACGATATAGTTATTTTAATATCTATAGCTGATAATCCTTCTGAATAAGCAAATATCGGGTTAATGTCCATTTCAGCAATTTCTGGAAAATCAGTCACTAATTTAGCTACCCGACCAATGACATCAATTAAGGTATAAATATCGGCTGGCCGTTGACCGCGGTATCCCTTTAATAAAGTGTATGCTTTGGTTTCGGTAATCATGGTATCGATTTGCCGTACAGTGATGTCTTTGGCAAAGCGGAAAGACACGTCCTTTAACAAGTTAACATAGATGCCCCCTAAACCAAAGGCCACCATTGAACCAAATTCTAGGTCTTTGTTCATGCCTATAATCAGTTCGGTGCCTACCGGCATCATTTTTTGTACCTCGATGCCGTAGGGCAGTACATCGGGTAAGTAACGCTGTACATTCTCCATTATCTGCAAATAACCTTCCCGAACCTTTTCGGCACTATCGACATCCAGCAGCACTCCACCAACATCGGTTTTGTGCTGAATTTTTGGCGATGCCACTTTCAGCGCCACTGGATAACCAATTTCTTCGGCTAGTTTTACCGCTTC includes:
- a CDS encoding phosphotransacetylase family protein, whose product is MKNLYITGSAGTSKTTMAVGLAQKLQQIGYRVSYFKPIGAITATGGSIDEDALLMKQLLQIDKPIETIVPCSTSPFYLTRFHQSTELEAKISEAYQEINKDADIVLIDGAIFPHAMASMNFDVPTLAKKFNAALLQMVKIKNDYSLDQAMFFNRFFDCQGIQVVGNVFYNVPRQILAKTEGVYKEILEENGFKTLGIVPRCAELNAPTVEHLYQVLGGELLTGADQLMRLVEDSIVGAMTIESALNYLRRSANKAVITGGDRADMALAALETDTSVIILTGGLYPDVKVIAKAKEKGVPVILVHYDTFATIERMSEVSHRIKADDERSIKLALENVERYIDWQAILDELK